A single genomic interval of Stieleria maiorica harbors:
- a CDS encoding AraC family transcriptional regulator, giving the protein MQQRSVALLIESSNEYARGLLRGVLRYQEEFGRWKVDLPEQHRGADPPSWLRRYPGDGILARIETDTIARAVQATGLPTIDLSAARQLPDIPWLETDDQQIADLAVEHFAERGLRSLAFCGETEFNWACWRRDAFVRAAEKHQLEVSVFDLPKDSARSPWARQRGRLLQWIKQLPSPCGLMAAYDSLARRVLDLCHEAGRSVPDSIAVLGVDDDPLLCRLASPPLTSVIPDAEQAGYVAAELLEKMMDGQDVPATATLLPPIGISTRRSTDTVAVDDPEIENAARYILANACSGIRVGDVVATTTMTRRALELRFKAMLGKTPHEMIVATRIQRAERLLRETSFPLDLIARRCGIEHAEYLSVMFRKQKGITPGKYRASFR; this is encoded by the coding sequence ATGCAACAACGAAGCGTCGCCCTGCTGATCGAATCGAGTAACGAGTACGCCCGGGGGCTGTTGCGGGGTGTATTGCGTTATCAGGAAGAATTCGGCCGCTGGAAAGTGGACCTTCCCGAACAGCATCGCGGGGCGGATCCACCCAGCTGGTTGCGTCGCTACCCGGGCGACGGCATTCTGGCACGGATCGAGACCGACACGATCGCTCGGGCGGTGCAGGCGACGGGGCTTCCGACGATCGATCTGAGCGCTGCGCGGCAATTGCCGGACATCCCTTGGCTGGAGACGGACGATCAACAGATCGCGGATTTGGCAGTCGAACATTTCGCCGAGAGGGGATTGCGGTCGCTGGCTTTCTGTGGGGAGACGGAGTTCAATTGGGCGTGTTGGCGTCGTGACGCGTTTGTCCGTGCGGCTGAAAAGCATCAGCTGGAAGTGTCGGTGTTTGATCTGCCGAAGGACTCCGCCCGTTCGCCGTGGGCGCGTCAACGTGGGCGGCTGTTGCAGTGGATCAAGCAGTTGCCCAGCCCGTGCGGATTGATGGCGGCTTATGATTCGCTAGCCCGGCGCGTGTTGGATTTGTGTCACGAAGCGGGACGCAGCGTCCCCGACTCGATCGCGGTGCTGGGCGTGGACGATGATCCGCTGCTGTGTCGGTTGGCGTCGCCGCCGCTGACCAGCGTGATTCCCGATGCCGAACAGGCCGGGTATGTGGCGGCGGAGTTGTTGGAAAAGATGATGGACGGCCAGGATGTACCGGCCACGGCGACGTTGTTGCCGCCGATCGGGATCTCGACGCGGCGTTCGACCGACACGGTGGCGGTGGACGATCCCGAAATCGAAAATGCCGCCCGCTACATTCTGGCCAACGCCTGTTCGGGGATTCGTGTCGGCGACGTGGTGGCCACGACGACGATGACCCGCCGGGCGCTGGAGCTGCGATTCAAAGCGATGTTGGGCAAGACGCCCCACGAGATGATCGTGGCCACGCGAATCCAGCGTGCCGAACGCTTGCTACGCGAGACCTCGTTCCCGTTGGATCTGATCGCCCGTCGCTGTGGGATCGAACACGCGGAATACCTGAGCGTGATGTTTCGCAAACAAAAAGGCATCACACCGGGCAAGTATCGGGCGTCGTTTCGGTGA